GAGATCACCTCGACGCCGGTGCCGTAGCGTTCACGGATCTCGTCGGCGAGCGCGGCCAGCAGTTCACCGCGGCGCGCGACCACGACGAGATCGTAGCCGCGCTGGCCGAGTCTGCGGGCGTACTCCTCACCGATACCGCTGGAGGCCCCGGTGACCAGCGCGGTCCGGGAGTGCTCGGGAGAATCGGGCGCGGAGGGGGAAGGGTCGGGGGCGGGGGTGTTCGCGGCGTCGCTCATGCCCTCAGCGTAGAGCTTGGGCGTACGGCCGCCCCGGCCCGGAACGGCCTCGCGCAGCGGGTGTGACGTGGGTTCCCGCTCCGGCGGTGGTGATGGCCACGCGGTGTTTCCCGGACAAACACACGCATGGGCTCCCTTGTGCGACACGAAGGCGTTAGCGTTCAATCATGTCCGAGACACAGAGCCCTGCCGGACCCTTTTCCGCCCTGAGGCTGGACGAGCGTCTGCGTGACACCAGACTCTTCTTCAGCCAGGCGTTGAAAACCTTCCACGCGACGGGTTCCATCCTGCCCAGCAGCGGCGCGCTGGCGCACGCCATGGCCCGCTACGTCCGCGCCCGCCCCGATCCCGACCAGCCCTTGCGCATCCTGGAGGCCGGTGCCGGAACCGGTGCCATCAGCCGCGGGATCGCCGCCGCGATGCGCCCGGACGACACCGTGGACTTCGTGGAGGCCAACCCGGAGTTCGCTTCCTACGTCGAGCACCTGCTGGAGACCGATCCGGTGATGTCACCGATCGCCGACAGCGCCCAGGTACACGCCTGCCTCGTGAACGAGATGGGCACGGACCGCACCTACGACGTGATCGTGTCGGGCCTGCCGTTCGCCAACTTCACCGCGGACCAGGTCAGCGAAATCCTCGACTACTACTTCACGGTGCTGCGGCCCGGCGGGACCCTGTCCTTCTACGGGTACCTGTACACCAAGGAGGTCAAGGCCGTGATCGCCAAGCGCGAGGACTATCTGCGCCAGGCGCGGACGAGCTGGGTGGTCCAGGACTGGCTGGACCGCTACGGCGTCGACTCGGAGAAGGTCTTCGCGAACGTCCCGCCCGCGTGGGTGCACCACCTGCGCAAACCGGAGTGGGAGTCCTCCAGCAGCTGACCGGCCGCCACAACCCCAAAACCCCGCCCACAGGCTGTGGACAACTCTTCGAGAGCCTCCGCGAGCCCGGGGCGGGGTTTTCGCCCGCCCGGGGTCTGACCATGGCGTCATTGGGGTGTGACCTGCGACTATTCCACCGCACGGGAGACCCGACCATTACCGGATACACACCCCACGTGTGACCTGCATCACCAGATCAGCGTTCGCGTGCACAGCTGGGGCGCGGGTAGTCTCGCGTTGACTTCTGAGGGACCTGTCCTTTTCCGGAACAGCACGAATGCCCGGTTCGTCCGGTTGCACGCTAAATATTCCGTTAGGTCTGTTCAAAGGCCCTCGAGGCTCGATCCGCGCCACATCCCCCCGGTTTACGTTCTTCCCACCAGACCCATGTGAACCAGACACATGCGCGCGGAGTCCTATATCTCACCAATTTTCGCAGGTCAGTAATGGACCAGTGGAGGAGGCAACGTGACGCTCACCCAGGTGGTCAATGCGGCTCCGGAGGCCCCG
This DNA window, taken from Nocardiopsis exhalans, encodes the following:
- a CDS encoding class I SAM-dependent methyltransferase yields the protein MSETQSPAGPFSALRLDERLRDTRLFFSQALKTFHATGSILPSSGALAHAMARYVRARPDPDQPLRILEAGAGTGAISRGIAAAMRPDDTVDFVEANPEFASYVEHLLETDPVMSPIADSAQVHACLVNEMGTDRTYDVIVSGLPFANFTADQVSEILDYYFTVLRPGGTLSFYGYLYTKEVKAVIAKREDYLRQARTSWVVQDWLDRYGVDSEKVFANVPPAWVHHLRKPEWESSSS